The Rhodothermales bacterium genome has a segment encoding these proteins:
- a CDS encoding YigZ family protein gives MRSSHQEVMKDEYREPESEETADLKVKGSRFIGRIMRVLSQDEADEKLRALRKAEYDATHHCSAWRIGPEGALTRFNDDGEPNGSAGMPILRRIEAADLTNAMVVVTRYYGGTKLGTGGLVRAYGDTAGLVVDAVRVRTCVIRLPVAVTFDYDDTSPAMHTVNQFDAVIARSEYGDRTTLYLEVRRSEAEAFEAAFVEALSGRGEVVAGQVDP, from the coding sequence ATGCGCTCCAGTCACCAAGAAGTGATGAAGGACGAATACAGAGAACCAGAATCAGAAGAAACGGCTGACCTGAAGGTCAAAGGGTCGCGGTTCATCGGCCGAATCATGCGCGTTTTGTCACAGGATGAGGCGGATGAGAAGCTGCGCGCGCTGCGGAAAGCGGAATATGATGCCACGCATCACTGCAGCGCGTGGCGCATCGGCCCTGAGGGGGCGCTGACCCGGTTCAACGATGACGGTGAGCCCAACGGTTCGGCGGGCATGCCCATTTTGCGGCGCATCGAGGCGGCAGACCTGACGAACGCCATGGTCGTGGTGACCCGGTACTACGGCGGCACCAAACTCGGCACCGGCGGCCTGGTCAGGGCCTACGGGGATACGGCCGGTCTGGTGGTCGATGCGGTCCGTGTGCGCACGTGCGTCATCCGGCTGCCCGTGGCCGTGACGTTTGACTATGACGACACGTCACCGGCCATGCACACGGTGAATCAGTTCGATGCCGTGATTGCCCGGAGCGAGTACGGCGATCGGACCACGCTGTATCTGGAGGTGCGGCGCAGTGAAGCGGAGGCGTTTGAGGCCGCGTTTGTGGAGGCGCTGAGCGGGCGCGGGGAGGTTGTTGCGGGTCAGGTCGATCCCTGA
- a CDS encoding carbohydrate binding family 9 domain-containing protein codes for MKRFLPLFLLLTIAPPATASDPTLNDDRILPVQRADSGHRVDGRLDEAAWLTAAPATDFVQFEPNEGQKPSQATEVRVLYTSDAIIIGARLFDSEPSEISATLGRRDDTNQADWFFASIDSYFDRKTAYTFGVNAAGVQFDGITTRDTDETWNAVWQSAVRIDSEGWTAEMRIPLTMLRFVSGADTWGINFRRDIPRTSETIEWAMVPRTERRSGYVARYGRLMGISGLDPARNVQILPYSVSRIDTYEGDVAGQRASSSDIDMGVDLKVGLTSNITLDATVNPDFGQVDADPAQLNLTAFETFFDEKRPFFVEGAQIMNFRLDFDGSLLYTRRIGAREPIIGASKITGRTDNGLSFGVLGASTGADYDPTRLFTLARARQELGRFSYVGGIVTATDRSEDEIRAYTGGLDWDIRMGGNRYAIDGFFSFSDRGGAGIGDNQRGVAGSFGFDRISGTVTWGSSFRFFSDTFNPNDLGRLRRNDFMRGSLFTSYQMNGGQPFGPFLRGSVRAFTWQSWSYAERINQGAGVNVSSNLVTRGFQRIDVRYEADNVLGGYDLYETRGLLPYARPAAHSVRLSFRTDSRKLWQVSPSFNLERDSEGGADFRTSLDGEWNVSSRLNLSAEIGASRSDNRTAWVSNEAFRRTAAGLEMGTIATDPSNLEEDEWMALPAGSAVTALALNEGDAVRASVFGSRDTRSMDVTLRSDVTFTPKLSVQFYGQLFGARGRYDGFQLQTGQDDLAAFDHHPKRHDFSLSRFQTNTVLRWEYRPGSTLYLVWSQSRGESLRLDPLDNLSASPYDVGSFSQLTDTFDFFPANAFLIKLNYIFLP; via the coding sequence ATGAAACGATTCCTGCCGCTTTTTCTCCTTCTGACGATCGCTCCCCCGGCGACTGCTTCGGATCCCACGCTCAATGATGACCGGATACTTCCGGTGCAGCGAGCGGATTCCGGCCACCGGGTTGACGGACGTCTCGATGAGGCGGCGTGGTTGACAGCCGCACCGGCCACCGACTTTGTCCAGTTCGAGCCCAACGAGGGCCAGAAACCGTCCCAGGCCACGGAGGTGCGTGTCCTGTACACGTCGGATGCCATCATCATCGGCGCCCGCCTGTTCGACTCAGAGCCGTCTGAGATCTCCGCGACGCTGGGCCGCCGGGACGATACCAACCAGGCGGACTGGTTCTTTGCGTCGATCGACTCCTACTTCGACCGCAAGACGGCCTACACCTTCGGCGTCAACGCCGCGGGCGTGCAGTTTGACGGCATCACCACGCGCGACACGGACGAGACCTGGAATGCGGTCTGGCAATCCGCGGTGCGCATCGACAGTGAAGGCTGGACCGCAGAAATGCGCATCCCGCTTACCATGCTGCGCTTCGTCAGCGGCGCGGACACGTGGGGCATCAACTTCCGCCGCGACATTCCGCGGACCAGCGAAACCATTGAGTGGGCCATGGTGCCCCGCACGGAGCGCCGCAGTGGCTATGTGGCCCGGTACGGCCGGCTGATGGGGATTTCGGGGCTTGACCCAGCCCGGAACGTGCAGATTCTCCCCTACTCCGTCTCCCGCATCGACACCTATGAAGGCGATGTGGCAGGACAGCGCGCCTCCAGCTCCGACATCGACATGGGGGTAGACCTGAAGGTCGGCCTGACCTCCAACATCACGCTGGATGCCACCGTGAATCCGGATTTCGGGCAGGTGGACGCCGACCCGGCGCAGCTCAATCTGACGGCCTTCGAGACCTTCTTTGATGAGAAGCGGCCCTTCTTCGTCGAGGGCGCGCAGATCATGAACTTCCGGCTGGACTTCGACGGCAGCCTGCTCTACACCCGCCGTATTGGTGCGCGGGAGCCGATCATCGGCGCCAGCAAGATCACCGGTCGCACGGACAACGGACTCTCCTTCGGTGTGCTCGGCGCATCGACAGGTGCCGACTATGACCCGACGCGTTTGTTCACCCTGGCCCGGGCGCGCCAGGAGCTGGGGCGCTTCTCCTATGTGGGCGGCATCGTCACAGCCACCGACCGCAGCGAGGATGAGATCCGCGCCTACACAGGCGGCCTGGATTGGGATATCCGAATGGGCGGCAACCGGTATGCCATCGACGGCTTCTTCTCCTTCTCGGACCGCGGCGGTGCCGGCATCGGCGACAATCAGCGCGGCGTGGCAGGTTCGTTCGGCTTTGACCGCATCAGCGGCACGGTCACCTGGGGCTCGAGCTTCCGGTTCTTCTCGGACACGTTCAATCCGAACGATCTAGGCCGATTGCGCAGAAATGACTTCATGCGCGGGTCGCTGTTCACCAGCTACCAGATGAACGGTGGCCAGCCGTTTGGTCCGTTCCTGCGCGGCAGCGTGCGCGCCTTCACCTGGCAGAGCTGGTCCTATGCCGAGCGCATCAACCAGGGCGCTGGCGTCAATGTCAGCTCCAACCTGGTGACGAGGGGCTTCCAGCGCATCGACGTGCGTTATGAGGCCGACAACGTGCTCGGCGGCTACGACCTCTACGAAACTCGCGGCCTGTTGCCTTATGCCCGCCCGGCGGCCCATTCGGTACGCCTCTCGTTCCGCACCGACTCCCGCAAACTCTGGCAGGTGAGCCCCTCCTTCAACCTGGAGCGCGACTCCGAAGGCGGCGCCGACTTCCGCACCAGCCTCGACGGCGAATGGAACGTGTCCAGCCGCCTCAACCTGTCCGCCGAAATCGGCGCCTCCAGGTCCGACAATCGCACGGCCTGGGTCTCCAATGAGGCCTTCCGCCGCACGGCTGCCGGCCTCGAGATGGGTACCATCGCCACCGACCCCTCGAACCTGGAGGAGGACGAATGGATGGCCCTGCCAGCCGGCAGCGCAGTCACGGCCCTGGCCCTGAATGAGGGCGATGCGGTCCGTGCTTCGGTCTTCGGCAGCCGCGATACGCGATCGATGGACGTGACGCTGCGCAGCGACGTCACCTTCACGCCGAAACTCAGCGTGCAGTTCTACGGTCAGCTTTTCGGCGCCCGCGGCCGGTATGACGGTTTCCAGCTTCAGACCGGACAGGACGACCTGGCGGCGTTCGATCATCATCCCAAGCGACACGACTTTTCGCTCTCCCGCTTTCAGACCAATACGGTGCTGCGCTGGGAATACCGCCCCGGCTCGACCCTCTACCTGGTCTGGTCGCAGTCACGCGGCGAAAGCCTGCGCCTGGACCCGCTGGACAACCTGAGCGCCTCGCCATACGACGTCGGCAGCTTTTCGCAGCTCACCGATACGTTCGACTTCTTCCCGGCGAACGCCTTCCTGATCAAGCTGAACTACATCTTCCTGCCGTAA
- a CDS encoding SPOR domain-containing protein: MRNLLFVLALLTVLPESPASAAVSVPLTDVVEPIEYTLQVATYSSRTQAADVLSALPDAWVEEVRKDGSTLYRVNYKRFRDRNAALRAQWDLEDLGYKSFVQRLYT; this comes from the coding sequence GTGAGAAACCTCCTGTTCGTACTTGCTCTGCTGACCGTGCTCCCCGAGAGCCCGGCCTCCGCCGCGGTGTCCGTTCCCCTGACGGACGTCGTGGAGCCGATCGAGTACACCCTGCAGGTGGCCACCTACAGCTCCCGCACCCAGGCCGCGGATGTGCTGAGTGCGCTGCCTGATGCGTGGGTGGAGGAAGTCCGGAAGGACGGCAGCACGCTCTATCGCGTGAACTACAAACGATTCCGCGACCGCAACGCGGCGCTGCGGGCGCAGTGGGATCTGGAAGATTTAGGGTACAAGAGCTTCGTTCAGAGGCTCTATACATAA
- the rnhA gene encoding ribonuclease HI, protein MKKVTLYTDGACSGNPGPGGWAALLMFGQHERVLTGFEKETTNNRMELMAVLEGLRALKERCAVAVHSDSSYVVNAFKQGWLENWKKRGWKTAGKQPVKNRDLWAVLDQLVEQHDVAWVKVKGHADDELNNRVDRLAVAALEDGRDRK, encoded by the coding sequence CCCGGGTCCGGGCGGCTGGGCGGCCCTGCTGATGTTCGGGCAGCATGAGCGCGTGCTCACCGGTTTCGAGAAGGAAACCACCAACAACCGCATGGAGCTGATGGCGGTTTTGGAGGGGCTACGCGCACTGAAGGAGCGCTGCGCGGTGGCCGTGCACTCGGACTCCAGCTACGTCGTGAACGCCTTCAAGCAAGGATGGCTGGAGAACTGGAAGAAGCGCGGCTGGAAAACGGCCGGTAAGCAGCCCGTCAAGAACCGGGATCTCTGGGCGGTGCTGGATCAGCTGGTGGAGCAGCACGATGTCGCGTGGGTCAAGGTGAAGGGCCACGCGGACGATGAGCTCAACAACCGCGTGGACCGGCTTGCTGTGGCGGCCCTAGAGGACGGGCGCGACCGGAAGTAA